One window of the Gemmatimonadales bacterium genome contains the following:
- a CDS encoding carbohydrate binding family 9 domain-containing protein has product MFSSSSANRPAAWLSASAVLTVLAATTVLAQAPSSRPALRAVRVEAAPVIDGRLDEQVWQRARPATDFVQSAPQDGSLASEQTEVRILYDTVALYIGAWLFDSDPNGIIAGETRRDASPNQTDAFLILLDTFLDGQNGFVFGTTPNGIEYDGQVSPDGGGGGGFNLNWDGSWTVATSRDGNGWYAEFRIPFSTLRYGSGEVQTWGLNFSRRIRRRNEQSFWSPIPRQFDLYRVSLAGRLHDLEAPFRLSTTVIPYVLGSGKRNYSLPGGAEFNGEVGGDAKIALGPSLSLDLTVNTDFAQVEADDQAINLTRFNLFFPEKRPFFLENAGIFAVGTSQATDLFFSRRIGIERGLEAPILAGTRLTGRVGETIVGLMNVQARGVEVDDPITGQRTPWSPANNFSVARVIRELPNRSRLGAIFVSRLNTDDGSDYNLTFGLDGRLGVGTAWTIDGYAARTSTPGLDGGQYAASANVGYNTANWNSSVSYREVVEGFNPEVGFLPRTEYRFLSASLMRRVRFENTPWLYEWRPHISYREHFALDGFSESRFIHIDGHFQFANGAFFQLPAVNFVREGLREPFEISPGVVVPPGTYDNFEWGFAYNSNLSAPLRIEGRLDIGGFYNGTRKGGSATVSGQLTDALVSSLRVQYHDVDLDSGRFQTALAALRVAYSFTPRIYLQSLIQYNDRSRNLSSNVRFGWLTTAGTGLFVVFNDLEHVGPVSRTGIDGGPLERALIIKFTRQFMLGG; this is encoded by the coding sequence TTGTTCAGCTCTTCAAGTGCCAACCGGCCCGCGGCGTGGCTTTCCGCCAGCGCCGTTCTGACAGTACTCGCCGCGACGACAGTCTTGGCGCAGGCGCCATCGTCCCGCCCCGCCCTCCGCGCCGTGCGGGTCGAGGCGGCTCCGGTCATTGACGGCCGTTTGGACGAACAGGTCTGGCAGCGTGCGCGGCCCGCGACCGACTTCGTGCAGAGTGCTCCACAGGATGGGAGTCTCGCCTCGGAGCAGACCGAAGTTCGGATTCTGTATGACACCGTGGCGCTGTACATCGGAGCGTGGCTTTTCGATTCCGATCCGAACGGCATCATTGCCGGCGAGACGCGAAGAGACGCCAGCCCGAACCAAACGGATGCGTTTCTGATTCTGCTGGACACCTTCCTCGACGGCCAGAACGGCTTCGTCTTTGGCACGACGCCCAACGGGATCGAGTATGACGGCCAGGTCTCGCCAGATGGAGGCGGCGGCGGTGGCTTCAACCTGAACTGGGACGGCAGCTGGACGGTCGCCACCAGTCGCGACGGCAACGGCTGGTATGCGGAGTTCCGGATACCCTTCTCGACCCTCCGCTACGGCAGCGGCGAGGTGCAGACCTGGGGCCTCAACTTTTCCCGCCGGATTCGACGGCGCAACGAGCAGTCGTTCTGGTCGCCCATCCCACGCCAGTTCGACCTGTATCGGGTGTCGCTGGCCGGCCGCCTCCACGACCTCGAAGCGCCGTTCCGTCTCAGCACCACGGTCATCCCCTATGTGCTCGGCTCGGGCAAACGAAACTACAGCCTGCCCGGCGGCGCCGAGTTCAATGGCGAAGTCGGGGGCGATGCCAAGATCGCGTTAGGCCCGAGCCTGAGCCTCGATCTGACCGTCAACACCGACTTCGCCCAGGTCGAGGCAGATGACCAGGCTATCAACCTGACCCGCTTCAACCTCTTCTTTCCGGAGAAGCGGCCGTTCTTCCTCGAGAACGCCGGCATCTTCGCGGTCGGGACGAGCCAGGCCACCGACCTGTTCTTCAGCCGGCGAATCGGCATCGAGCGGGGTCTCGAGGCCCCCATCCTGGCCGGCACCCGCCTAACGGGCCGAGTCGGTGAAACGATCGTCGGTCTGATGAACGTGCAAGCCCGGGGAGTCGAGGTCGACGACCCAATCACCGGGCAGCGAACCCCGTGGTCGCCGGCCAACAACTTCTCCGTTGCGCGGGTCATTCGTGAGTTGCCCAACCGCTCACGCCTCGGGGCCATCTTCGTCTCCCGCCTCAACACCGACGACGGCAGCGACTACAACCTGACCTTCGGCCTCGACGGACGCCTTGGCGTCGGCACGGCCTGGACCATCGATGGCTACGCTGCGCGAACCAGCACGCCGGGGCTGGACGGTGGTCAGTACGCCGCGAGCGCCAATGTCGGCTACAACACGGCCAACTGGAACAGCAGTGTCTCCTACCGCGAAGTGGTAGAGGGATTCAACCCGGAAGTCGGGTTTCTCCCTCGCACCGAGTATCGCTTTCTGTCGGCCAGCCTGATGCGGCGAGTTCGTTTCGAGAACACTCCCTGGCTCTATGAGTGGCGTCCGCACATCAGCTATCGGGAGCACTTCGCGCTCGATGGGTTCTCGGAGAGTCGCTTCATCCATATCGATGGCCACTTCCAGTTCGCCAACGGCGCCTTCTTTCAGCTGCCGGCAGTCAATTTCGTCAGAGAGGGCCTCCGTGAGCCGTTCGAGATTTCTCCCGGCGTGGTCGTCCCCCCAGGCACCTACGACAACTTCGAATGGGGCTTTGCTTACAACTCGAACTTGAGCGCGCCGCTGCGGATCGAGGGTCGGCTCGACATTGGGGGCTTCTACAACGGCACCCGCAAAGGAGGCAGTGCGACGGTCAGCGGGCAACTCACCGATGCCCTGGTCTCCTCGTTGCGGGTCCAGTACCACGACGTCGACTTGGACAGCGGGCGATTTCAAACGGCGCTGGCCGCCCTCCGGGTTGCCTACTCCTTCACGCCGCGTATCTACCTGCAGTCACTGATTCAGTACAATGACCGAAGTCGCAATCTCTCGAGCAACGTTCGGTTCGGGTGGCTCACGACCGCTGGAACCGGACTGTTCGTGGTTTTCAACGACCTCGAACACGTCGGTCCCGTGTCCCGTACCGGGATCGACGGCGGTCCCCTCGAACGCGCGCTCATCATCAAGTTCACCCGACAGTTCATGCTCGGGGGATGA
- the nhaA gene encoding Na+/H+ antiporter NhaA yields MSHSDDGVGRLDRPVDPTRDHVLGSGRAPVTLVEYGSYACPDCRVANDRVTQVRTDLGDRLRYIFRHKPLPNNDLARRAAELAESAPNDEQFWRAHSLLMTRSERLTEEDLEVVARELALAALDDAAATAIAEQAKIRVDADEASARASGVRFTPTFYINGARYDGPWDDSSLADAILGTLGHRVRSAALQFASWAPSTGLLLLLATVLAVVLGNSAWGPAVERFWQTVVGVSAGTAAFTMPLLSWINDGLLTVFFFVVGLEIKREFTIGSLANRRSAALPMAAAVGGMVAPALLYALLIPAGVWSRGWGVPMATDTAFAVALIAMMGRRVPVELRVFLTAAAIVDDIGAIIVVAFAYTTEQHWSFLIAAAGILGLLIVLNRSGVYRAAPYLILGVVLWVMVHESGLHATLAGVLLAACIPTRPPPNYRALAVQADSILRAEASRGGEQLRYGPSAQALRALDSIHDRIESPADRMLRTAAPRSSYLVLPIFALANAGVAITPEVFDGRGPLMLAVTAGLLLGKPLGFVAASALAVRLGIARKPDQYSWRQMVGAGALAGIGFTMSLFIAGQAFPDPGDFAAGKIAVFGASALSAVLGVTILWNASSSSATSAG; encoded by the coding sequence ATGTCCCATTCTGACGACGGCGTCGGGCGTCTCGACCGCCCGGTCGATCCGACGCGCGACCACGTGTTGGGGAGCGGTCGCGCACCCGTCACGCTGGTCGAGTACGGTAGCTACGCCTGCCCGGACTGCCGGGTTGCCAATGACCGCGTCACGCAGGTCCGCACCGACCTGGGCGATCGGCTTCGTTACATCTTTCGCCACAAGCCGCTTCCCAACAACGACCTGGCCCGACGAGCGGCGGAGCTGGCCGAATCCGCGCCGAACGACGAGCAGTTCTGGCGGGCCCACTCTCTCCTGATGACCCGGTCCGAGCGCCTGACCGAGGAAGACCTCGAAGTCGTCGCACGGGAGCTCGCACTGGCGGCGTTGGACGACGCGGCGGCCACCGCGATCGCCGAACAGGCCAAGATTCGGGTCGATGCCGACGAGGCCAGCGCCCGGGCCAGCGGGGTGCGCTTTACGCCAACGTTCTACATCAACGGCGCCCGGTACGACGGTCCCTGGGACGACAGTTCTCTGGCCGACGCCATCCTGGGTACGCTCGGTCACCGGGTCCGCTCGGCGGCGTTGCAGTTTGCCAGCTGGGCACCGTCGACGGGACTGCTGCTGCTGCTTGCCACGGTTCTGGCCGTGGTGCTCGGCAACTCTGCCTGGGGTCCGGCGGTCGAACGCTTCTGGCAGACGGTCGTCGGTGTGTCCGCCGGAACCGCTGCGTTCACGATGCCGCTGCTGAGTTGGATCAACGACGGGCTGCTTACCGTCTTCTTCTTCGTCGTGGGGCTCGAAATCAAGCGCGAGTTTACCATCGGCAGCCTGGCCAATCGACGGTCAGCCGCACTGCCCATGGCGGCGGCAGTAGGCGGGATGGTTGCTCCGGCTCTTCTCTATGCCCTTCTGATTCCTGCAGGGGTCTGGTCGCGCGGGTGGGGAGTACCGATGGCGACGGATACGGCCTTTGCCGTCGCGCTGATTGCGATGATGGGTCGGCGGGTGCCGGTGGAGCTGCGCGTCTTTCTCACCGCCGCCGCAATCGTGGACGATATCGGCGCGATCATCGTGGTTGCGTTTGCCTATACGACCGAGCAGCACTGGTCCTTCCTGATCGCAGCTGCGGGAATCCTGGGTCTGCTCATCGTGCTCAATCGCTCTGGCGTCTATCGCGCTGCACCCTACCTCATCCTCGGTGTGGTGTTGTGGGTGATGGTGCATGAGAGCGGCCTGCACGCCACGCTGGCCGGCGTCCTCCTCGCCGCATGCATTCCGACTCGTCCGCCGCCCAACTATCGGGCGCTGGCGGTGCAGGCGGATTCGATCTTGCGCGCGGAAGCCAGTCGCGGGGGTGAGCAACTGCGCTATGGCCCCTCGGCGCAGGCGCTCAGGGCCCTCGACAGCATTCACGATCGAATCGAGTCGCCCGCGGATCGGATGCTGCGCACCGCAGCTCCGCGATCCAGCTATCTGGTGTTGCCGATCTTTGCCCTTGCCAACGCGGGAGTTGCCATCACGCCGGAAGTCTTCGATGGCCGCGGTCCGCTCATGCTGGCTGTGACGGCCGGCCTCTTGCTCGGCAAACCGCTGGGCTTCGTCGCGGCATCGGCCCTGGCGGTGCGACTTGGGATTGCCAGGAAGCCGGACCAGTACTCCTGGCGTCAGATGGTCGGCGCCGGTGCCCTGGCTGGTATCGGTTTTACCATGTCGCTCTTCATTGCCGGTCAGGCCTTTCCGGACCCGGGTGACTTTGCGGCCGGCAAGATCGCGGTGTTCGGTGCGTCCGCTCTCTCCGCGGTGCTCGGTGTCACGATCCTGTGGAATGCATCGTCGTCGAGCGCGACATCGGCCGGCTGA